In the Deinococcus yavapaiensis KR-236 genome, GCTTCTCTTCTCGGCCGCCAAGAGTTCGCATCTCACGGCCGCGCAAACGAGCTCGTGGGTGATGAGCGTGTGCGTCGCCATCGGCGTGACCGGCCTGGTCTTGTCGTGGGTGTACCGCGCTCCGGTCGTCACGGCGTTCAGCACGCCCGGCCTCGCCCTGCTCGCGTCGGACATGAACCGCTTCTCGTACGCGGACGTGATCGGCGCGCTCATCGTCACGGCCCTCGTCGTGACGGTCCTCGGATTCAGCGGTTTGTACGCGCGGCTCGTGGAACGCATCCCGAGCGCGGTCGCCGCCGCCGTTCTCGCCGGCATCCTGCTGCCGTTCGCGCTCGGCGTGTTTCGCGCCTTGCCGTCCTCTCCCCTGCTCGTCGGCTTGATGGTCGCGACGTACCTCGTCGCGCGACGCTTCGCCGCTCGGTACGCCGTGCCGCTCGCCTTGCTGATCGGCCTGATCGTCGCGGGCTTCACGGGAAGCTTCACGGGCGCGGCGTTCGCGTGGACGCTGCCGAGCCTGGTCTTCACGGCGCCGTCGTTCTCGCTGTCCGCCACGCTCGTCCTCGCGCTTCCCATGACGATCCTCGCGCTCGCCTCGCAGCATCTGCCGGGACTCGCCGTGATGAAGGCGAGCGGCTTCGGGCGCGTGCCCGCCACGCCCCTCGTGGGCGTCACGGGCCTCGCGAGCCTCCTGTCCGCTTCGTTCGGCGCGCACACCACGACCTTGGCGGCCATCACCGCCGCAATCTGCGCCGGCCCCGAAGCGCATCCCGAACCGTCCAAGCGCTACGTCGCGGGACTCGCCAGCGGCGCGTCGTACCTGCTCGCCGCCCTCGCCGGAGGCGTCCTCGCGGGCGCGTTCGCCCTGCTGCCGCCCGCCCTGCTCGCCGCCCTCGCGGGACTCGCCCTCACGGGCAGCTTGCTTTCGAGCCTCGAAGCGTCTCTCCGGGAAGCCGCGTGGCGCGAAGTCGCCCTCCTCACCCTCGTCGTCACCGCGAGCGGCGTGACGTTCCTCGGCGTCGGCAGCGCCTTTTGGGGCATCGTCGTCGGGCTCGCCGCCACCCTCGTTCTTCGTCCCGGGAGGACCGCATGACTCCAAACCAGCCGCCTCGAACGATGGCCGAGAAGATCCTCTCGGCGCGGTCGGGCAAGTTCGTTTCGGCGGGTGACCTCGCCGTCGTGGAAGTCGATCAAGTCATGATCGTCGATTCCATCGCGCAAAGCGTCATCAAAGTGCTCGCCGACCTCGAAGCCACGCCGAAGTTCCCCGAGCGGGTCTCGTTCGTGATCGACCACGTCGCGCCCGCCTCCACCGTCAGCGTCGCCGAAGCGCAAAAAGAAGCGCGCGAGTACGCCTCGGCGCACGGCTGCCGCCTGTTCGACGTCGGGCGCGGCATCTGCCACCAAGTCCTGATGGAAGAAGGGCTCGCGCGACCCGGCTGGATCGTCCTCGGGTCGGACAGCCACTCCACGACGTACGGCGCGGTCGGCGCGTTCGGAACGGGCATGGGTGCCACCGACATCGCGCTCGCCGCGGCGAGCGGCAAGACTTGGCTGAAAGTGCCCGAAAGCGTCAAGGTGACCTTCGCGGGCGATCTGCGGCCGGGCGTCAGCGCGAAGGACGCCGCCTTGGAGATGATTCGTGTGCTGGGCGCCGACGGCGCGACGTACATGAGCGTCGAGATCCACGC is a window encoding:
- a CDS encoding benzoate/H(+) symporter BenE family transporter, producing the protein MSILARTPLSLGDLRRDLSFSAVFSGFLAMFVGLSGTLALLFSAAKSSHLTAAQTSSWVMSVCVAIGVTGLVLSWVYRAPVVTAFSTPGLALLASDMNRFSYADVIGALIVTALVVTVLGFSGLYARLVERIPSAVAAAVLAGILLPFALGVFRALPSSPLLVGLMVATYLVARRFAARYAVPLALLIGLIVAGFTGSFTGAAFAWTLPSLVFTAPSFSLSATLVLALPMTILALASQHLPGLAVMKASGFGRVPATPLVGVTGLASLLSASFGAHTTTLAAITAAICAGPEAHPEPSKRYVAGLASGASYLLAALAGGVLAGAFALLPPALLAALAGLALTGSLLSSLEASLREAAWREVALLTLVVTASGVTFLGVGSAFWGIVVGLAATLVLRPGRTA